A window of Erpetoichthys calabaricus chromosome 12, fErpCal1.3, whole genome shotgun sequence contains these coding sequences:
- the gatad2ab gene encoding GATA zinc finger domain containing 2Ab isoform X4, translating into MSEEAGRQTRSQKRALERDSLPSEVDVKKMRLEKGTDHLKSDGITSPDGKVKSEMGTAAVTKVPGIFKGGEVKATIKLEVQTGDEPVDMSTAKSEIKKDRRAPSPDVIVLSDNEPSSPKMNGLSRFSKETNTEALMKSSPEERERIIKQLKEELRLEEAKLVLLKKLRQSQIQKETTTQKTTGASSNSVATPPPLVRGTQSLAPGKGILPVSSNRSSGTVIPPPLVRGGQPVSSKLGSQQNTQIVMPPLVRGAPPISVSPQQIHGLRQQPSGSGPPPLLLAPRASVPNVQLQGQRIIQQGLIRVANVSNTSLLVNIPQASPTNLKSPSLTSQSSVTGSSVTSVVNSNDSPASRQAAAKLALRKQLEKTLLEIPPPKPPAPELNFLPSAANNEFIYLVGLEEVVQNLLETQGKGKVAVTAAGVLTLKDPYTCAQCKTDFTCRWRQEKSGTIMCEHCMTSNQKKALKAEHTNRLKAAFVKALQQEQEIEQRILRSASPIPTSSSSAKTSEQQTLVSSQQVQHHTAIKQVRTTGLPHSRGGPIGRHHSTMKQSPNQLPRGLQSAGARGVLHTFSQSSQLQSAAAAAALVTRPGVTMAYVNPSLSVHKPSSAMDRQREYLLDMIPSRSISQTANTWKS; encoded by the exons ATGTCGGAGGAAGCCGGCCGTCAGACCCGCAGTCAGAAACGGGCTCTGGAGCGGGACTCCCTCCCTAGTGAGGTGGATGTGAAAAAGATGAGGCTGGAAAAGGGCACGGACCATCTGAAGAGTGATGGGATCACATCACCTGATGGAAAAGTTAAGAGTGAAATGGGGACTGCAGCTGTTACCAAGGTGCCAGGTATCTTCAAGGGTGGGGAAGTCAAAGCCACCATCAAACTGGAAGTGCAGACTGGAGATGAACCTGTGGATATGAGTACAGCAAAAAG cgaaATCAAGAAAGATCGTCGCGCGCCTTCACCAGATGTAATTGTCCTGTCTGACAATGAGCCCTCTAGTCCAAAGATGAATGGTTTGAGTAGGTTTTCTAAAGAGACCAACACTGAAGCACTCATG AAAAGCAGCCCAGAAGAAAGAGAGCGTATCATCAAACAATTGAAAGAAGAACTACGGTTAGAGGAAGCaaagctggttttgctgaagAAGTTACGGCAGAGTCAGATCCAAAAAGAGACGACAACGCAAAAG ACCACTGGAGCATCAAGCAACTCTGTGGCAACTCCACCTCCTTTGGTAAGGGGAACTCAGAGTCTTGCTCCTGGCAAAGGTATATTACCG GTGTCATCTAATCGCAGCTCAGGTACAGTGATCCCACCACCCTTGGTGAGAGGAGGTCAGCCAGTGTCCTCTAAGCTGGGATCCCAGCAGAATACACAAATTGTCATGCCACCCTTGGTCAGAGGAGCACCG CCCATTTCTGTGTCTCCACAGCAAATACACGGCTTGAGGCAGCAGCCTTCTGGCTCTGGTCCTCCTCCACTGCTTTTGGCACCACGGGCATCAGTTCCTAATGTGCAACTGCAAGGTCAGAGGATTATCCAGCAGGGGCTTATCAGAGTTGCCAATGTATCCAATACCAGCCTGCTGGTAAACATTCCACAG GCTTCTCCAACCAACCTGAAGAGCCCTTCTTTAACATCTCAAAGCAGTGTAACAGGCAGTAGCGTGACCTCGGTGGTAAACAGCAATGACTCTCCTGCTAGCCGGCAGGCTGCTGCCAAGCTAGCACTGCGCAAGCAGCTGGAGAAAACCTTGTTGGAAATTCCGCCACCCAAACCTCCAGCACCAGAACTTAACTTCTTGCCCAGTGCCGCTAACAATGAATTTATTTACCTGGTGGGACTGGAAGAGGTGGTGCAAAACCTACTAGAAACGCAAGGAAAAG GTAAGGTGGCTGTAACAGCAGCTGGAGTGCTGACTCTTAAGGACCCTTATACCTGTGCCCAGTGCAAGACTGATTTCACATGCCGTTGGAGACAGGAGAAATCTGGCACTATTATGTGTGAGCACTGCATGACCTCAAACCAGAAGAAGGCTCTCAAAGCTGAGCACACAAACCGACTGAAGGCTGCCTTTGTCAAGGCCCTTCAGCAGGAGCAGGAAATTGAGCAGCGGATACTGCGATCGGCCTCCCCCATCCCCACGTCATCATCCTCTGCCAAGACCTCTGAGCAGCAGACGCTGGTCTCGTCACAGCAGGTGCAGCACCACACTGCGATCAAACAGGTACGGACCACCGGCCTGCCTCACAGCAGGGGGGGGCCAATTGGACGGCATCACTCCACCATGAAACAG AGCCCTAACCAGCTGCCCCGGGGCCTTCAATCAGCAGGCGCACGCGGCGtgctacacacattttcacagtctTCACAGCTccaaagtgcagcagcagcagctgctctTGTGACCAGGCCAG GTGTCACTATGGCATATGTAAACCCTAGCCTATCAGTGCACAAGCCCTCATCAGCCATGGACCGTCAGCGTGAGTACCTCCTGGACATGATTCCATCTCGTTCCATCAGCCAAACGGCAAACACATGGAAATCTTAA
- the gatad2ab gene encoding GATA zinc finger domain containing 2Ab isoform X3 → MSEEAGRQTRSQKRALERDSLPSEVDVKKMRLEKGTDHLKSDGITSPDGKVKSEMGTAAVTKVPGIFKGGEVKATIKLEVQTGDEPVDMSTAKSEIKKDRRAPSPDVIVLSDNEPSSPKMNGLSRFSKETNTEALMKSSPEERERIIKQLKEELRLEEAKLVLLKKLRQSQIQKETTTQKTTGASSNSVATPPPLVRGTQSLAPGKGILPVSSNRSSGTVIPPPLVRGGQPVSSKLGSQQNTQIVMPPLVRGAPPISVSPQQIHGLRQQPSGSGPPPLLLAPRASVPNVQLQGQRIIQQGLIRVANVSNTSLLVNIPQASPTNLKSPSLTSQSSVTGSSVTSVVNSNDSPASRQAAAKLALRKQLEKTLLEIPPPKPPAPELNFLPSAANNEFIYLVGLEEVVQNLLETQGKGKVAVTAAGVLTLKDPYTCAQCKTDFTCRWRQEKSGTIMCEHCMTSNQKKALKAEHTNRLKAAFVKALQQEQEIEQRILRSASPIPTSSSSAKTSEQQTLVSSQQVQHHTAIKQSPNQLPRGLQSAGARGVLHTFSQSSQLQSAAAAAALVTRPGKHAVRPGSKANTSTAANTWKKQSPLNTGVTMAYVNPSLSVHKPSSAMDRQREYLLDMIPSRSISQTANTWKS, encoded by the exons ATGTCGGAGGAAGCCGGCCGTCAGACCCGCAGTCAGAAACGGGCTCTGGAGCGGGACTCCCTCCCTAGTGAGGTGGATGTGAAAAAGATGAGGCTGGAAAAGGGCACGGACCATCTGAAGAGTGATGGGATCACATCACCTGATGGAAAAGTTAAGAGTGAAATGGGGACTGCAGCTGTTACCAAGGTGCCAGGTATCTTCAAGGGTGGGGAAGTCAAAGCCACCATCAAACTGGAAGTGCAGACTGGAGATGAACCTGTGGATATGAGTACAGCAAAAAG cgaaATCAAGAAAGATCGTCGCGCGCCTTCACCAGATGTAATTGTCCTGTCTGACAATGAGCCCTCTAGTCCAAAGATGAATGGTTTGAGTAGGTTTTCTAAAGAGACCAACACTGAAGCACTCATG AAAAGCAGCCCAGAAGAAAGAGAGCGTATCATCAAACAATTGAAAGAAGAACTACGGTTAGAGGAAGCaaagctggttttgctgaagAAGTTACGGCAGAGTCAGATCCAAAAAGAGACGACAACGCAAAAG ACCACTGGAGCATCAAGCAACTCTGTGGCAACTCCACCTCCTTTGGTAAGGGGAACTCAGAGTCTTGCTCCTGGCAAAGGTATATTACCG GTGTCATCTAATCGCAGCTCAGGTACAGTGATCCCACCACCCTTGGTGAGAGGAGGTCAGCCAGTGTCCTCTAAGCTGGGATCCCAGCAGAATACACAAATTGTCATGCCACCCTTGGTCAGAGGAGCACCG CCCATTTCTGTGTCTCCACAGCAAATACACGGCTTGAGGCAGCAGCCTTCTGGCTCTGGTCCTCCTCCACTGCTTTTGGCACCACGGGCATCAGTTCCTAATGTGCAACTGCAAGGTCAGAGGATTATCCAGCAGGGGCTTATCAGAGTTGCCAATGTATCCAATACCAGCCTGCTGGTAAACATTCCACAG GCTTCTCCAACCAACCTGAAGAGCCCTTCTTTAACATCTCAAAGCAGTGTAACAGGCAGTAGCGTGACCTCGGTGGTAAACAGCAATGACTCTCCTGCTAGCCGGCAGGCTGCTGCCAAGCTAGCACTGCGCAAGCAGCTGGAGAAAACCTTGTTGGAAATTCCGCCACCCAAACCTCCAGCACCAGAACTTAACTTCTTGCCCAGTGCCGCTAACAATGAATTTATTTACCTGGTGGGACTGGAAGAGGTGGTGCAAAACCTACTAGAAACGCAAGGAAAAG GTAAGGTGGCTGTAACAGCAGCTGGAGTGCTGACTCTTAAGGACCCTTATACCTGTGCCCAGTGCAAGACTGATTTCACATGCCGTTGGAGACAGGAGAAATCTGGCACTATTATGTGTGAGCACTGCATGACCTCAAACCAGAAGAAGGCTCTCAAAGCTGAGCACACAAACCGACTGAAGGCTGCCTTTGTCAAGGCCCTTCAGCAGGAGCAGGAAATTGAGCAGCGGATACTGCGATCGGCCTCCCCCATCCCCACGTCATCATCCTCTGCCAAGACCTCTGAGCAGCAGACGCTGGTCTCGTCACAGCAGGTGCAGCACCACACTGCGATCAAACAG AGCCCTAACCAGCTGCCCCGGGGCCTTCAATCAGCAGGCGCACGCGGCGtgctacacacattttcacagtctTCACAGCTccaaagtgcagcagcagcagctgctctTGTGACCAGGCCAGGTAAGCATGCCGTGCGTCCCGGGAGCAAAGCCAACACCAGCACTGCAGCCAACACCTGGAAGAAGCAAAGCCCCCTCAACACAG GTGTCACTATGGCATATGTAAACCCTAGCCTATCAGTGCACAAGCCCTCATCAGCCATGGACCGTCAGCGTGAGTACCTCCTGGACATGATTCCATCTCGTTCCATCAGCCAAACGGCAAACACATGGAAATCTTAA
- the gatad2ab gene encoding GATA zinc finger domain containing 2Ab isoform X1 gives MSEEAGRQTRSQKRALERDSLPSEVDVKKMRLEKGTDHLKSDGITSPDGKVKSEMGTAAVTKVPGIFKGGEVKATIKLEVQTGDEPVDMSTAKSEIKKDRRAPSPDVIVLSDNEPSSPKMNGLSRFSKETNTEALMKSSPEERERIIKQLKEELRLEEAKLVLLKKLRQSQIQKETTTQKTTGASSNSVATPPPLVRGTQSLAPGKGILPVSSNRSSGTVIPPPLVRGGQPVSSKLGSQQNTQIVMPPLVRGAPPISVSPQQIHGLRQQPSGSGPPPLLLAPRASVPNVQLQGQRIIQQGLIRVANVSNTSLLVNIPQASPTNLKSPSLTSQSSVTGSSVTSVVNSNDSPASRQAAAKLALRKQLEKTLLEIPPPKPPAPELNFLPSAANNEFIYLVGLEEVVQNLLETQGKGKVAVTAAGVLTLKDPYTCAQCKTDFTCRWRQEKSGTIMCEHCMTSNQKKALKAEHTNRLKAAFVKALQQEQEIEQRILRSASPIPTSSSSAKTSEQQTLVSSQQVQHHTAIKQVRTTGLPHSRGGPIGRHHSTMKQSPNQLPRGLQSAGARGVLHTFSQSSQLQSAAAAAALVTRPGKHAVRPGSKANTSTAANTWKKQSPLNTGVTMAYVNPSLSVHKPSSAMDRQREYLLDMIPSRSISQTANTWKS, from the exons ATGTCGGAGGAAGCCGGCCGTCAGACCCGCAGTCAGAAACGGGCTCTGGAGCGGGACTCCCTCCCTAGTGAGGTGGATGTGAAAAAGATGAGGCTGGAAAAGGGCACGGACCATCTGAAGAGTGATGGGATCACATCACCTGATGGAAAAGTTAAGAGTGAAATGGGGACTGCAGCTGTTACCAAGGTGCCAGGTATCTTCAAGGGTGGGGAAGTCAAAGCCACCATCAAACTGGAAGTGCAGACTGGAGATGAACCTGTGGATATGAGTACAGCAAAAAG cgaaATCAAGAAAGATCGTCGCGCGCCTTCACCAGATGTAATTGTCCTGTCTGACAATGAGCCCTCTAGTCCAAAGATGAATGGTTTGAGTAGGTTTTCTAAAGAGACCAACACTGAAGCACTCATG AAAAGCAGCCCAGAAGAAAGAGAGCGTATCATCAAACAATTGAAAGAAGAACTACGGTTAGAGGAAGCaaagctggttttgctgaagAAGTTACGGCAGAGTCAGATCCAAAAAGAGACGACAACGCAAAAG ACCACTGGAGCATCAAGCAACTCTGTGGCAACTCCACCTCCTTTGGTAAGGGGAACTCAGAGTCTTGCTCCTGGCAAAGGTATATTACCG GTGTCATCTAATCGCAGCTCAGGTACAGTGATCCCACCACCCTTGGTGAGAGGAGGTCAGCCAGTGTCCTCTAAGCTGGGATCCCAGCAGAATACACAAATTGTCATGCCACCCTTGGTCAGAGGAGCACCG CCCATTTCTGTGTCTCCACAGCAAATACACGGCTTGAGGCAGCAGCCTTCTGGCTCTGGTCCTCCTCCACTGCTTTTGGCACCACGGGCATCAGTTCCTAATGTGCAACTGCAAGGTCAGAGGATTATCCAGCAGGGGCTTATCAGAGTTGCCAATGTATCCAATACCAGCCTGCTGGTAAACATTCCACAG GCTTCTCCAACCAACCTGAAGAGCCCTTCTTTAACATCTCAAAGCAGTGTAACAGGCAGTAGCGTGACCTCGGTGGTAAACAGCAATGACTCTCCTGCTAGCCGGCAGGCTGCTGCCAAGCTAGCACTGCGCAAGCAGCTGGAGAAAACCTTGTTGGAAATTCCGCCACCCAAACCTCCAGCACCAGAACTTAACTTCTTGCCCAGTGCCGCTAACAATGAATTTATTTACCTGGTGGGACTGGAAGAGGTGGTGCAAAACCTACTAGAAACGCAAGGAAAAG GTAAGGTGGCTGTAACAGCAGCTGGAGTGCTGACTCTTAAGGACCCTTATACCTGTGCCCAGTGCAAGACTGATTTCACATGCCGTTGGAGACAGGAGAAATCTGGCACTATTATGTGTGAGCACTGCATGACCTCAAACCAGAAGAAGGCTCTCAAAGCTGAGCACACAAACCGACTGAAGGCTGCCTTTGTCAAGGCCCTTCAGCAGGAGCAGGAAATTGAGCAGCGGATACTGCGATCGGCCTCCCCCATCCCCACGTCATCATCCTCTGCCAAGACCTCTGAGCAGCAGACGCTGGTCTCGTCACAGCAGGTGCAGCACCACACTGCGATCAAACAGGTACGGACCACCGGCCTGCCTCACAGCAGGGGGGGGCCAATTGGACGGCATCACTCCACCATGAAACAG AGCCCTAACCAGCTGCCCCGGGGCCTTCAATCAGCAGGCGCACGCGGCGtgctacacacattttcacagtctTCACAGCTccaaagtgcagcagcagcagctgctctTGTGACCAGGCCAGGTAAGCATGCCGTGCGTCCCGGGAGCAAAGCCAACACCAGCACTGCAGCCAACACCTGGAAGAAGCAAAGCCCCCTCAACACAG GTGTCACTATGGCATATGTAAACCCTAGCCTATCAGTGCACAAGCCCTCATCAGCCATGGACCGTCAGCGTGAGTACCTCCTGGACATGATTCCATCTCGTTCCATCAGCCAAACGGCAAACACATGGAAATCTTAA
- the gatad2ab gene encoding GATA zinc finger domain containing 2Ab isoform X5 produces the protein MSEEAGRQTRSQKRALERDSLPSEVDVKKMRLEKGTDHLKSDGITSPDGKVKSEMGTAAVTKVPGIFKGGEVKATIKLEVQTGDEPVDMSTAKSEIKKDRRAPSPDVIVLSDNEPSSPKMNGLSRFSKETNTEALMKSSPEERERIIKQLKEELRLEEAKLVLLKKLRQSQIQKETTTQKTTGASSNSVATPPPLVRGTQSLAPGKGILPVSSNRSSGTVIPPPLVRGGQPVSSKLGSQQNTQIVMPPLVRGAPQIHGLRQQPSGSGPPPLLLAPRASVPNVQLQGQRIIQQGLIRVANVSNTSLLVNIPQASPTNLKSPSLTSQSSVTGSSVTSVVNSNDSPASRQAAAKLALRKQLEKTLLEIPPPKPPAPELNFLPSAANNEFIYLVGLEEVVQNLLETQGKGKVAVTAAGVLTLKDPYTCAQCKTDFTCRWRQEKSGTIMCEHCMTSNQKKALKAEHTNRLKAAFVKALQQEQEIEQRILRSASPIPTSSSSAKTSEQQTLVSSQQVQHHTAIKQSPNQLPRGLQSAGARGVLHTFSQSSQLQSAAAAAALVTRPGKHAVRPGSKANTSTAANTWKKQSPLNTGVTMAYVNPSLSVHKPSSAMDRQREYLLDMIPSRSISQTANTWKS, from the exons ATGTCGGAGGAAGCCGGCCGTCAGACCCGCAGTCAGAAACGGGCTCTGGAGCGGGACTCCCTCCCTAGTGAGGTGGATGTGAAAAAGATGAGGCTGGAAAAGGGCACGGACCATCTGAAGAGTGATGGGATCACATCACCTGATGGAAAAGTTAAGAGTGAAATGGGGACTGCAGCTGTTACCAAGGTGCCAGGTATCTTCAAGGGTGGGGAAGTCAAAGCCACCATCAAACTGGAAGTGCAGACTGGAGATGAACCTGTGGATATGAGTACAGCAAAAAG cgaaATCAAGAAAGATCGTCGCGCGCCTTCACCAGATGTAATTGTCCTGTCTGACAATGAGCCCTCTAGTCCAAAGATGAATGGTTTGAGTAGGTTTTCTAAAGAGACCAACACTGAAGCACTCATG AAAAGCAGCCCAGAAGAAAGAGAGCGTATCATCAAACAATTGAAAGAAGAACTACGGTTAGAGGAAGCaaagctggttttgctgaagAAGTTACGGCAGAGTCAGATCCAAAAAGAGACGACAACGCAAAAG ACCACTGGAGCATCAAGCAACTCTGTGGCAACTCCACCTCCTTTGGTAAGGGGAACTCAGAGTCTTGCTCCTGGCAAAGGTATATTACCG GTGTCATCTAATCGCAGCTCAGGTACAGTGATCCCACCACCCTTGGTGAGAGGAGGTCAGCCAGTGTCCTCTAAGCTGGGATCCCAGCAGAATACACAAATTGTCATGCCACCCTTGGTCAGAGGAGCACCG CAAATACACGGCTTGAGGCAGCAGCCTTCTGGCTCTGGTCCTCCTCCACTGCTTTTGGCACCACGGGCATCAGTTCCTAATGTGCAACTGCAAGGTCAGAGGATTATCCAGCAGGGGCTTATCAGAGTTGCCAATGTATCCAATACCAGCCTGCTGGTAAACATTCCACAG GCTTCTCCAACCAACCTGAAGAGCCCTTCTTTAACATCTCAAAGCAGTGTAACAGGCAGTAGCGTGACCTCGGTGGTAAACAGCAATGACTCTCCTGCTAGCCGGCAGGCTGCTGCCAAGCTAGCACTGCGCAAGCAGCTGGAGAAAACCTTGTTGGAAATTCCGCCACCCAAACCTCCAGCACCAGAACTTAACTTCTTGCCCAGTGCCGCTAACAATGAATTTATTTACCTGGTGGGACTGGAAGAGGTGGTGCAAAACCTACTAGAAACGCAAGGAAAAG GTAAGGTGGCTGTAACAGCAGCTGGAGTGCTGACTCTTAAGGACCCTTATACCTGTGCCCAGTGCAAGACTGATTTCACATGCCGTTGGAGACAGGAGAAATCTGGCACTATTATGTGTGAGCACTGCATGACCTCAAACCAGAAGAAGGCTCTCAAAGCTGAGCACACAAACCGACTGAAGGCTGCCTTTGTCAAGGCCCTTCAGCAGGAGCAGGAAATTGAGCAGCGGATACTGCGATCGGCCTCCCCCATCCCCACGTCATCATCCTCTGCCAAGACCTCTGAGCAGCAGACGCTGGTCTCGTCACAGCAGGTGCAGCACCACACTGCGATCAAACAG AGCCCTAACCAGCTGCCCCGGGGCCTTCAATCAGCAGGCGCACGCGGCGtgctacacacattttcacagtctTCACAGCTccaaagtgcagcagcagcagctgctctTGTGACCAGGCCAGGTAAGCATGCCGTGCGTCCCGGGAGCAAAGCCAACACCAGCACTGCAGCCAACACCTGGAAGAAGCAAAGCCCCCTCAACACAG GTGTCACTATGGCATATGTAAACCCTAGCCTATCAGTGCACAAGCCCTCATCAGCCATGGACCGTCAGCGTGAGTACCTCCTGGACATGATTCCATCTCGTTCCATCAGCCAAACGGCAAACACATGGAAATCTTAA
- the gatad2ab gene encoding GATA zinc finger domain containing 2Ab isoform X2: MSEEAGRQTRSQKRALERDSLPSEVDVKKMRLEKGTDHLKSDGITSPDGKVKSEMGTAAVTKVPGIFKGGEVKATIKLEVQTGDEPVDMSTAKSEIKKDRRAPSPDVIVLSDNEPSSPKMNGLSRFSKETNTEALMKSSPEERERIIKQLKEELRLEEAKLVLLKKLRQSQIQKETTTQKTTGASSNSVATPPPLVRGTQSLAPGKGILPVSSNRSSGTVIPPPLVRGGQPVSSKLGSQQNTQIVMPPLVRGAPQIHGLRQQPSGSGPPPLLLAPRASVPNVQLQGQRIIQQGLIRVANVSNTSLLVNIPQASPTNLKSPSLTSQSSVTGSSVTSVVNSNDSPASRQAAAKLALRKQLEKTLLEIPPPKPPAPELNFLPSAANNEFIYLVGLEEVVQNLLETQGKGKVAVTAAGVLTLKDPYTCAQCKTDFTCRWRQEKSGTIMCEHCMTSNQKKALKAEHTNRLKAAFVKALQQEQEIEQRILRSASPIPTSSSSAKTSEQQTLVSSQQVQHHTAIKQVRTTGLPHSRGGPIGRHHSTMKQSPNQLPRGLQSAGARGVLHTFSQSSQLQSAAAAAALVTRPGKHAVRPGSKANTSTAANTWKKQSPLNTGVTMAYVNPSLSVHKPSSAMDRQREYLLDMIPSRSISQTANTWKS, translated from the exons ATGTCGGAGGAAGCCGGCCGTCAGACCCGCAGTCAGAAACGGGCTCTGGAGCGGGACTCCCTCCCTAGTGAGGTGGATGTGAAAAAGATGAGGCTGGAAAAGGGCACGGACCATCTGAAGAGTGATGGGATCACATCACCTGATGGAAAAGTTAAGAGTGAAATGGGGACTGCAGCTGTTACCAAGGTGCCAGGTATCTTCAAGGGTGGGGAAGTCAAAGCCACCATCAAACTGGAAGTGCAGACTGGAGATGAACCTGTGGATATGAGTACAGCAAAAAG cgaaATCAAGAAAGATCGTCGCGCGCCTTCACCAGATGTAATTGTCCTGTCTGACAATGAGCCCTCTAGTCCAAAGATGAATGGTTTGAGTAGGTTTTCTAAAGAGACCAACACTGAAGCACTCATG AAAAGCAGCCCAGAAGAAAGAGAGCGTATCATCAAACAATTGAAAGAAGAACTACGGTTAGAGGAAGCaaagctggttttgctgaagAAGTTACGGCAGAGTCAGATCCAAAAAGAGACGACAACGCAAAAG ACCACTGGAGCATCAAGCAACTCTGTGGCAACTCCACCTCCTTTGGTAAGGGGAACTCAGAGTCTTGCTCCTGGCAAAGGTATATTACCG GTGTCATCTAATCGCAGCTCAGGTACAGTGATCCCACCACCCTTGGTGAGAGGAGGTCAGCCAGTGTCCTCTAAGCTGGGATCCCAGCAGAATACACAAATTGTCATGCCACCCTTGGTCAGAGGAGCACCG CAAATACACGGCTTGAGGCAGCAGCCTTCTGGCTCTGGTCCTCCTCCACTGCTTTTGGCACCACGGGCATCAGTTCCTAATGTGCAACTGCAAGGTCAGAGGATTATCCAGCAGGGGCTTATCAGAGTTGCCAATGTATCCAATACCAGCCTGCTGGTAAACATTCCACAG GCTTCTCCAACCAACCTGAAGAGCCCTTCTTTAACATCTCAAAGCAGTGTAACAGGCAGTAGCGTGACCTCGGTGGTAAACAGCAATGACTCTCCTGCTAGCCGGCAGGCTGCTGCCAAGCTAGCACTGCGCAAGCAGCTGGAGAAAACCTTGTTGGAAATTCCGCCACCCAAACCTCCAGCACCAGAACTTAACTTCTTGCCCAGTGCCGCTAACAATGAATTTATTTACCTGGTGGGACTGGAAGAGGTGGTGCAAAACCTACTAGAAACGCAAGGAAAAG GTAAGGTGGCTGTAACAGCAGCTGGAGTGCTGACTCTTAAGGACCCTTATACCTGTGCCCAGTGCAAGACTGATTTCACATGCCGTTGGAGACAGGAGAAATCTGGCACTATTATGTGTGAGCACTGCATGACCTCAAACCAGAAGAAGGCTCTCAAAGCTGAGCACACAAACCGACTGAAGGCTGCCTTTGTCAAGGCCCTTCAGCAGGAGCAGGAAATTGAGCAGCGGATACTGCGATCGGCCTCCCCCATCCCCACGTCATCATCCTCTGCCAAGACCTCTGAGCAGCAGACGCTGGTCTCGTCACAGCAGGTGCAGCACCACACTGCGATCAAACAGGTACGGACCACCGGCCTGCCTCACAGCAGGGGGGGGCCAATTGGACGGCATCACTCCACCATGAAACAG AGCCCTAACCAGCTGCCCCGGGGCCTTCAATCAGCAGGCGCACGCGGCGtgctacacacattttcacagtctTCACAGCTccaaagtgcagcagcagcagctgctctTGTGACCAGGCCAGGTAAGCATGCCGTGCGTCCCGGGAGCAAAGCCAACACCAGCACTGCAGCCAACACCTGGAAGAAGCAAAGCCCCCTCAACACAG GTGTCACTATGGCATATGTAAACCCTAGCCTATCAGTGCACAAGCCCTCATCAGCCATGGACCGTCAGCGTGAGTACCTCCTGGACATGATTCCATCTCGTTCCATCAGCCAAACGGCAAACACATGGAAATCTTAA